One Kitasatospora sp. NBC_01287 DNA window includes the following coding sequences:
- a CDS encoding NCS2 family permease, with amino-acid sequence MPSAALDRYFRISERGSTVPREIRGGVATFFTMAYILVLNPIILSNAVDIDKQALSFPQLVTATALTAGLTTLLMAVIGNVPIGLAAGLGVNTIVALQLAPKMTWPDAMGMVVLAGLCIMLLVATGLRERVMNAVPLGLRKAIAIGIGLFITLVGLVDSGFVSRIPDVAHTTVPLELGTGGHLHGWPVLVFLLGVLLTMVLVVRKVPGAILISIATMTVVALVIQKLANLPAAAWGLTVPKWPGNPVSTPDFGLVGKVSLFGGFQHVGLLTGILFVFTVLMSCFFDAMGTILGVADEAHLLDEKGDLPGISRVLMVDGVATVLGGATSSSANTCFVESTAGVGEGARTGFASLVTGALFMLALFLTPLATMVPAQAATPALITVGFLILANSIRAIDWSDYTIAMPAFLTMVLMPFTYSITNGIGMGFIAFCVLRVATGRWRSVPVALYGVAAVFAFYYMMPALGIGQ; translated from the coding sequence ATGCCATCCGCGGCCCTCGACCGCTACTTCCGGATCTCCGAGCGCGGCTCCACCGTGCCCCGGGAGATCCGCGGCGGTGTCGCCACCTTCTTCACCATGGCCTACATCCTGGTGCTGAACCCGATCATCCTGTCCAACGCCGTGGACATCGACAAGCAGGCGCTGAGCTTCCCGCAACTGGTGACCGCCACCGCGCTCACCGCCGGGCTGACCACGCTGCTGATGGCGGTGATCGGCAACGTCCCGATCGGCCTGGCCGCGGGCCTGGGCGTGAACACCATCGTGGCGCTCCAGCTGGCCCCCAAGATGACCTGGCCGGACGCGATGGGCATGGTCGTGCTGGCCGGCCTCTGCATCATGCTGCTGGTCGCCACCGGCCTGCGTGAGCGGGTGATGAACGCGGTGCCGCTCGGGCTGCGCAAGGCGATCGCGATCGGCATCGGCCTCTTCATCACGCTGGTCGGCCTGGTCGACTCCGGCTTCGTCAGCCGGATCCCCGACGTCGCCCACACCACCGTTCCGCTGGAGCTGGGCACCGGCGGCCACCTGCACGGCTGGCCGGTGCTGGTCTTCCTGCTCGGCGTGCTGCTGACCATGGTGCTCGTGGTGCGCAAGGTGCCGGGCGCGATCCTGATCTCGATCGCGACCATGACCGTGGTGGCGCTGGTGATCCAGAAGCTGGCGAACCTGCCCGCCGCCGCCTGGGGCCTGACCGTGCCCAAGTGGCCCGGCAACCCGGTCTCGACGCCCGACTTCGGGCTGGTCGGCAAGGTCAGCCTGTTCGGCGGCTTCCAGCACGTGGGCCTGCTGACCGGCATCCTCTTCGTCTTCACCGTGCTGATGAGCTGCTTCTTCGACGCGATGGGCACCATCCTCGGCGTCGCCGACGAGGCCCACCTGCTCGACGAGAAGGGCGACCTGCCCGGCATCAGCCGGGTGCTGATGGTCGACGGCGTGGCCACCGTGCTCGGCGGCGCCACCTCCTCCTCGGCCAACACCTGCTTCGTGGAGTCCACCGCCGGCGTCGGCGAGGGCGCCCGCACCGGCTTCGCCAGCCTGGTCACCGGCGCGCTCTTCATGCTCGCGCTCTTCCTCACCCCGCTGGCCACCATGGTCCCGGCCCAGGCGGCCACCCCGGCGCTGATCACGGTCGGTTTCCTGATCCTGGCCAACTCGATCCGGGCGATCGACTGGAGCGACTACACGATCGCGATGCCGGCGTTCCTGACCATGGTGCTGATGCCGTTCACCTACTCGATCACCAACGGGATCGGGATGGGCTTCATCGCCTTCTGCGTGCTGCGGGTGGCCACCGGCCGCTGGCGCAGCGTGCCGGTGGCGCTGTACGGGGTGGCGGCGGTGTTCGCCTTCTACTACATGATGCCGGCGCTGGGGATCGGGCAGTAG
- a CDS encoding sacsin N-terminal ATP-binding-like domain-containing protein, with amino-acid sequence MEPRIIGNGGDEQAADHFGTAELRRRVLDAWAASPARFREDANAEEELALGGYRDRLVVELAQNAADAAGRSGRGPGRLRLTLRDGVLAAANTGAPLDAAAIESLSTLRASSKRADATPTVGRFGVGFAAVLAVSDEPAIVGHAGGARWSLAEARELADRVAGEHAGLAEELRRRDGHVPLLRLPLAAEGEPPAGYDTAVLLPLRDGAAEDLTRRLLDGVDDALLLTLPGLAEIVIETPDGGSRTLTRSAAERTEAGLGQVVLTEQDGQGSSRSFWQTVTTTGALTPELLADRPVEERARPYWTVTWAVPVSAAGTPQPLPVAPVLHAPTPSEEPLGVPALLIASYPLDSTRRHVAPGPLTDFLTERAAEAYTDLLRARGADLGSLVLVPGPLGQGALDNALRTAILSRLPGTAFLPHPAPVEEGTPALRPRDATLLEGADSSVVEALAPIFPGLLPAGLERRAELRALQVRRVPLAEVVDQLGGLDREPAWWRSLYGALAGADPEALGALPVPLATGRIVTGPRRVLLPSEDADWAGFPGYPEALAEALDLLDLRLAHPEAAHPLLAKLGAATATPTGILATPELRAAVARSLDLGEEDFDGAVDLADAVLGLVRAAGARVGDHPWLARLALLDDEGELTRAGELILPDSPFAQLARPEDAPFVDEDLLERWGPEVLGAAGVLSGFVLVRAEDAVLDPDDLERLDPTAPADRAVGGTPTGLLDEAPDGLADWAEEVLEALHADDADSVGVPPVAAELLVVRDLDLVDEEAWPQALALLARPPYRDAVVTPVRVLLPDGSYTDLPPYTAWWLRDHPVLAGREPVGLRAAGADWLLRGLYDEARTTLDEQFLHALGVRTTLAALLAEKHGPDELLDHLTDDASEVTHRQLHGIYTALAAVGDLDPLDVVRALPPLDPDTGRRPGHTVVVDVTEAVIADAPDLVQLLHPYPLLPVAPALAPALAERLHVSLASEIAGGRVLSEGALHRVPAVVRELLPGCPLAYEEHDELLVVGPDGEEAAVDWRWDTAAAAPELPYDPESTDPADEDEEFDVPPVPGLLHAATPEGLAAGLAWSVGQWHRRFEVLAALTEPDRAYELSAARDFEG; translated from the coding sequence GTGGAGCCTCGCATCATCGGCAACGGCGGCGACGAGCAGGCGGCCGACCACTTCGGCACCGCCGAGCTGCGGCGCCGCGTCCTGGACGCCTGGGCGGCCTCGCCGGCCCGGTTCCGGGAGGACGCCAACGCCGAGGAGGAGCTGGCGCTCGGCGGCTACCGGGATCGCCTGGTGGTCGAGTTGGCGCAGAACGCGGCGGACGCCGCCGGGCGTTCCGGGCGCGGGCCCGGCCGGCTGCGGCTGACCCTGCGCGACGGCGTGCTGGCCGCCGCCAACACCGGCGCGCCGCTGGACGCGGCGGCCATCGAGTCGCTCTCCACCCTGCGCGCCTCCTCCAAGCGGGCCGACGCCACGCCCACCGTGGGCCGGTTCGGCGTCGGTTTCGCCGCCGTGCTCGCGGTCAGTGACGAGCCGGCCATCGTCGGCCACGCCGGCGGAGCCCGCTGGTCGCTGGCCGAGGCGCGTGAGCTGGCCGATCGGGTGGCCGGCGAACACGCCGGTCTCGCCGAGGAGTTGCGCCGCCGCGACGGCCACGTCCCGCTGCTGCGGCTGCCGCTGGCCGCCGAGGGCGAGCCGCCGGCCGGCTACGACACCGCGGTGCTGCTCCCGCTGCGCGACGGCGCCGCCGAGGACCTGACCCGCCGTCTGCTGGACGGGGTGGACGACGCCCTGCTGCTCACCCTGCCCGGCCTGGCCGAGATCGTCATCGAGACCCCGGACGGCGGCTCCCGCACGCTGACCCGATCGGCGGCCGAGCGTACCGAGGCCGGCCTGGGGCAGGTCGTCCTGACCGAGCAGGACGGGCAGGGCAGCTCCCGGTCGTTCTGGCAGACCGTCACCACCACCGGCGCGCTGACCCCCGAACTGCTCGCCGACCGCCCGGTCGAGGAGCGGGCCCGCCCGTACTGGACGGTGACCTGGGCCGTGCCGGTCTCCGCGGCCGGCACCCCGCAGCCGCTCCCGGTGGCCCCGGTGCTGCACGCGCCCACCCCGAGCGAGGAGCCGCTCGGCGTGCCCGCGCTGCTGATCGCCTCCTACCCGCTGGACTCCACCCGCCGCCACGTCGCGCCGGGACCGCTGACCGACTTCCTGACCGAGCGGGCCGCCGAGGCCTACACCGATCTGCTGCGGGCCCGCGGCGCCGATCTCGGCTCGCTCGTCCTGGTCCCCGGCCCGCTCGGCCAGGGCGCGCTGGACAACGCGCTGCGCACCGCGATCCTCTCCCGGCTGCCCGGCACCGCCTTCCTGCCGCACCCGGCCCCGGTGGAGGAGGGCACCCCCGCGCTGCGCCCGCGTGACGCCACCCTGCTGGAGGGCGCGGACTCCTCGGTGGTCGAGGCGCTGGCGCCGATCTTCCCCGGCCTGCTGCCGGCCGGGCTGGAGCGGCGGGCCGAGCTGCGCGCGCTCCAGGTGCGGCGCGTCCCGCTGGCCGAGGTGGTCGACCAGCTCGGCGGCCTGGACCGGGAGCCGGCCTGGTGGCGCAGCCTGTACGGGGCGCTGGCCGGGGCCGACCCGGAGGCGCTCGGCGCGCTGCCGGTGCCGCTGGCCACCGGGCGGATCGTCACCGGCCCGCGCCGGGTGCTGCTGCCCTCCGAGGACGCCGACTGGGCCGGCTTCCCCGGCTACCCCGAGGCCCTGGCCGAGGCGCTGGACCTGCTCGACCTGCGGCTGGCCCACCCCGAGGCGGCGCACCCGCTGCTGGCCAAGCTCGGCGCCGCCACCGCGACCCCGACCGGAATCCTGGCGACCCCCGAGCTGCGCGCGGCCGTGGCCCGCTCGCTGGACCTGGGCGAGGAGGACTTCGACGGCGCCGTCGACCTGGCCGACGCGGTGCTCGGCCTGGTCCGGGCGGCCGGCGCGCGGGTGGGCGACCACCCCTGGCTGGCCCGCCTCGCGCTGCTCGACGACGAGGGCGAGCTGACCCGGGCCGGCGAGCTGATCCTGCCCGACAGCCCGTTCGCGCAGCTGGCCCGCCCGGAGGACGCGCCCTTCGTCGACGAGGACCTGCTGGAGCGCTGGGGCCCCGAGGTGCTGGGCGCCGCCGGGGTGCTGAGCGGCTTCGTGCTGGTCCGGGCCGAGGACGCGGTGCTCGACCCGGACGACCTTGAGCGCCTGGACCCGACCGCGCCCGCCGACCGCGCGGTCGGCGGCACCCCGACCGGGCTGCTGGACGAGGCCCCGGACGGGCTGGCCGACTGGGCCGAGGAGGTGCTGGAGGCGCTGCACGCGGACGATGCCGACAGCGTGGGCGTGCCGCCGGTGGCCGCCGAACTCCTGGTGGTGCGCGACCTGGACCTGGTGGACGAGGAGGCCTGGCCGCAGGCGCTGGCGCTGCTGGCCCGCCCGCCCTACCGGGACGCGGTGGTCACCCCGGTGCGCGTGCTGTTGCCCGACGGCAGCTACACCGACCTGCCGCCGTACACCGCCTGGTGGCTGCGCGACCACCCGGTGCTGGCGGGGCGCGAGCCGGTCGGCCTGCGCGCCGCCGGGGCCGACTGGCTGCTGCGCGGGCTCTACGACGAGGCCCGCACCACCCTGGACGAGCAGTTCCTGCACGCCCTGGGGGTGCGCACCACGCTGGCCGCGCTGCTCGCCGAGAAGCACGGCCCCGACGAGCTGCTGGACCACCTCACCGACGACGCGAGTGAGGTGACCCACCGCCAGCTGCACGGCATCTACACCGCGCTGGCCGCCGTCGGCGACCTCGACCCCCTCGACGTGGTGCGGGCGCTGCCCCCGCTGGATCCGGACACCGGCCGCCGGCCCGGCCACACCGTGGTGGTGGACGTCACCGAGGCCGTCATCGCCGACGCCCCCGACCTGGTGCAACTGCTCCACCCCTATCCGCTGCTCCCGGTCGCCCCGGCGCTGGCCCCGGCACTGGCCGAGCGGCTGCACGTCTCGCTGGCCAGCGAGATCGCCGGCGGCCGGGTGCTCTCCGAGGGCGCGCTGCACCGGGTGCCGGCGGTGGTCCGCGAGCTGCTGCCCGGCTGCCCCCTGGCCTACGAGGAGCACGACGAGCTGCTGGTGGTCGGTCCGGACGGCGAGGAGGCGGCGGTGGACTGGCGCTGGGACACCGCCGCGGCCGCCCCCGAGCTGCCCTACGACCCGGAGTCGACGGACCCCGCCGATGAGGACGAGGAGTTCGACGTCCCCCCGGTGCCCGGCCTGCTGCACGCGGCCACCCCGGAGGGGCTGGCGGCGGGCCTGGCCTGGTCGGTCGGCCAGTGGCACCGGCGGTTCGAGGTGCTGGCCGCGCTCACCGAGCCGGACCGCGCCTACGAGCTCTCGGCGGCCCGCGACTTCGAGGGCTGA
- a CDS encoding DUF2530 domain-containing protein: MPKTALRPSPPPLEANDVAIVGGGTVLWFLGFLALLPFQHALSEHGHGSWPWICLSGGLLGLIGLWYCRARRAAIERDRAIAERADQDLPEQE; encoded by the coding sequence ATGCCGAAGACCGCCCTGCGCCCCTCACCGCCGCCGCTGGAAGCCAATGACGTCGCGATCGTCGGCGGCGGCACGGTGCTCTGGTTCCTGGGCTTCCTGGCGCTGCTCCCGTTCCAGCACGCGCTCTCCGAGCACGGGCACGGCAGCTGGCCGTGGATCTGCCTCTCCGGCGGGCTGCTCGGCCTGATCGGCCTCTGGTACTGCCGGGCCCGGCGGGCCGCGATCGAGCGCGACCGGGCCATCGCCGAGCGCGCGGACCAGGACCTCCCCGAGCAGGAGTAG
- a CDS encoding flavodoxin family protein yields the protein MIDNAERSFLFLLASSRLDGNTETLARRAAEQLPAGTEQRWLRLSELPLAPFVDRRHDGDGGYPQPEGNERVLLEATLAATDLVIASPLYWYSVSADAKLYLDHWAGWMRVPGYDFRPRMAGKTIWSVTALATAAEAADALVTTVRLSGEYLGMRWGGALLGSANRPGQIAEDDGALNRAKTFFAS from the coding sequence ATGATCGACAACGCTGAACGCAGCTTCCTGTTCCTGCTGGCGAGTTCCCGGCTCGACGGCAACACCGAGACGCTGGCCCGGCGGGCGGCCGAGCAACTGCCCGCCGGGACCGAGCAGCGCTGGCTGCGGCTCAGCGAGCTGCCGCTGGCGCCGTTCGTGGACCGCCGGCACGACGGCGACGGCGGCTACCCGCAACCCGAGGGGAACGAGCGGGTGCTGCTGGAGGCCACCCTGGCCGCCACCGACCTGGTGATCGCCTCGCCGCTGTACTGGTACAGCGTCTCGGCCGACGCCAAGCTCTACCTGGATCACTGGGCCGGCTGGATGCGGGTGCCGGGCTACGACTTCCGCCCCCGGATGGCCGGCAAGACGATCTGGTCCGTCACCGCGCTCGCCACCGCGGCCGAGGCCGCCGACGCGCTGGTCACCACCGTGCGGCTCAGCGGCGAGTACCTGGGCATGCGGTGGGGCGGCGCGCTGCTCGGTTCCGCCAACCGGCCGGGGCAGATAGCCGAGGACGACGGGGCGCTGAACCGGGCCAAGACCTTCTTCGCGAGCTAG
- a CDS encoding HAD-IC family P-type ATPase, whose protein sequence is MTHPADRTAPDSGASATGLVPTRHGGLTAAEVAERVARGQVNDVPVRSSRSVSEIVRANVFTRFNAIIGVLFAVILVVGPIQDGLFGLVIVANTAIGVIQEVRAKRTLDSLALIGEARPEVRREGRTTQVAVAGIVLDDTVLLGIGDKVIVDGAVTEAEGLEIDESLLTGEPDPVLKHPGDEVMSGSFVVAGSGAFTATKVGRQAYAARLAEEASRFTLVKSELRTGIDTILRFITYLLIPTAIGLVISQWTVEHNDWREAVRRTVAGIVPMVPEGLVLLTSVAFAIGVVRLGRKQCLVQELPAIEGLARVDTVCLDKTGTLTEGGMDVQELRMLDTTGGTADTTTGTTADTTADTTADGERLREVLGVLAAADARPNPSMRALLDAYGTPAEDGPWRVLEAVPFSSARKWSGARLREPGGTEAGWLLGAPDVLLPAGHPALAEVDELGGQGLRVLLLGRTTAPLDGPDPTKDLDPLALAVLRQRLRPDAAATLRYFEEQRVQAKVISGDSAVSVGAVAASLDLPGADHPLDARTLPADPEQLADTAEHTTVFGRVTPQQKRELVGALQSRGHHVAMTGDGVNDVLALKDADIGVAMGSGSEATRAVAQIVLLNDSFATLPSVVAEGRRVIGNIERVATLFLVKTVYSVLLALLVVCTQVPYPFLPRHSTVLSALTIGIPAFFLALAPNNERARPGFVRRVLRLAVPGGLIAGAATFTAYELARADQATDLKADTSVATLTLFLVATWVLAIVARPYTWWRLLLLGAMGGAFALVLVVPWLSDFFQLKLIGTQDAWTGVAIAVAAGLVLEVIWHFVSRTQDRDTRA, encoded by the coding sequence ATGACGCACCCCGCGGACCGGACCGCCCCCGACAGCGGCGCCAGCGCCACTGGCCTCGTGCCCACCCGGCACGGCGGTCTGACGGCCGCCGAGGTGGCCGAGCGGGTGGCGCGGGGTCAGGTGAACGACGTCCCGGTGCGCTCCTCACGGTCCGTCAGCGAGATCGTGCGGGCCAACGTCTTCACCCGCTTCAACGCGATCATCGGCGTGCTCTTCGCCGTCATCCTGGTGGTCGGCCCGATCCAGGACGGGCTGTTCGGCCTGGTCATCGTGGCCAACACGGCGATCGGCGTGATCCAGGAGGTACGCGCCAAGCGGACCCTGGACAGCCTGGCGCTGATCGGCGAGGCCCGCCCGGAGGTGCGCCGCGAGGGCCGGACCACGCAGGTCGCGGTCGCCGGGATCGTGCTGGACGACACCGTGCTGCTCGGCATCGGCGACAAGGTGATCGTGGACGGCGCGGTCACCGAGGCCGAGGGCCTGGAGATCGACGAGTCGCTGCTCACCGGCGAGCCCGACCCGGTCCTCAAGCACCCCGGCGACGAGGTGATGTCCGGCAGCTTCGTGGTCGCCGGGTCCGGTGCCTTCACCGCCACCAAGGTCGGCCGCCAGGCGTACGCCGCCCGCCTGGCCGAGGAGGCCAGCCGGTTCACCTTGGTCAAGTCGGAGCTGCGCACCGGCATCGACACCATCCTGCGGTTCATCACCTACCTGCTGATCCCCACCGCGATCGGCCTGGTGATCAGTCAGTGGACCGTCGAGCACAACGACTGGCGCGAGGCGGTGCGCCGCACGGTGGCCGGAATCGTGCCGATGGTGCCCGAGGGCCTGGTGCTGCTGACCTCGGTGGCGTTCGCGATCGGGGTGGTCCGGCTGGGCCGCAAGCAGTGCCTGGTCCAGGAGCTGCCGGCGATCGAGGGGCTGGCCCGGGTGGACACCGTCTGCCTGGACAAGACCGGCACCCTCACCGAGGGCGGCATGGACGTCCAGGAGCTGCGCATGCTCGACACCACAGGCGGAACCGCCGACACCACCACCGGCACCACCGCCGACACCACCGCCGACACCACCGCGGACGGGGAGCGGCTGCGCGAGGTGCTCGGCGTGCTGGCGGCGGCCGACGCCCGCCCCAACCCGAGCATGCGCGCGCTGCTGGACGCCTACGGCACCCCGGCGGAGGACGGACCGTGGCGGGTGCTGGAGGCGGTGCCGTTCTCCTCGGCCCGCAAGTGGAGCGGCGCGCGACTGCGGGAGCCCGGCGGCACCGAGGCGGGCTGGCTGCTCGGCGCGCCCGACGTGCTGCTGCCCGCCGGACACCCGGCGCTGGCCGAGGTGGACGAGCTGGGCGGCCAGGGCCTGCGGGTGCTGCTGCTCGGCCGCACGACGGCGCCGCTGGACGGGCCCGACCCCACGAAGGACCTCGACCCGCTCGCCCTGGCGGTGCTCAGGCAGCGGCTGCGCCCGGACGCGGCCGCGACGCTGCGCTACTTCGAGGAGCAGCGGGTCCAGGCGAAGGTGATCTCCGGAGACAGCGCGGTCTCGGTGGGCGCGGTCGCGGCGAGCCTGGACCTGCCGGGCGCCGACCACCCGCTGGACGCCCGCACCCTGCCCGCCGACCCCGAGCAGCTGGCCGACACCGCCGAGCACACCACCGTCTTCGGCCGGGTGACCCCGCAGCAGAAGCGCGAGCTGGTGGGCGCGTTGCAGTCGCGCGGACACCACGTGGCGATGACCGGCGACGGCGTCAACGACGTGCTCGCGCTCAAGGACGCCGACATCGGCGTGGCGATGGGCTCCGGCAGCGAGGCCACCCGGGCGGTGGCCCAGATCGTGCTGCTCAACGACAGCTTCGCCACCCTGCCCTCGGTGGTCGCCGAGGGCCGCCGGGTGATCGGCAACATCGAGCGGGTGGCGACCCTCTTCCTGGTCAAGACGGTCTACTCGGTGCTGCTGGCCCTGCTGGTGGTCTGCACCCAGGTGCCGTACCCGTTCCTGCCCCGGCACTCCACCGTGCTGAGCGCGCTGACCATCGGCATCCCGGCCTTCTTCCTGGCGCTGGCGCCCAACAACGAGCGGGCCAGGCCCGGGTTCGTCCGCCGGGTGCTGCGGCTGGCCGTGCCGGGCGGCCTGATCGCGGGCGCGGCCACCTTCACGGCCTACGAGCTGGCCCGCGCCGACCAGGCCACCGACCTCAAGGCCGACACCAGTGTGGCCACCCTGACCCTCTTCCTGGTGGCGACCTGGGTGCTGGCGATCGTGGCCCGCCCCTACACCTGGTGGCGGCTGCTGCTGCTCGGCGCCATGGGCGGGGCCTTCGCCCTGGTGCTGGTGGTGCCCTGGCTCTCCGACTTCTTCCAGCTCAAGCTGATCGGCACCCAGGACGCCTGGACGGGGGTGGCGATCGCGGTGGCGGCCGGGCTGGTGCTGGAGGTGATCTGGCACTTCGTCAGCCGCACCCAGGACCGGGACACCCGGGCCTGA
- a CDS encoding DUF3027 domain-containing protein: MRSRTPDRLCADAVELARQAAVEAVGAAAVGSHLGARAEGERVVTHTFECLDAAYRGWHWAVTVARAPRAKLVTLDEVVLLPGADAVLAPQWVPWSERLRPGDLGPGDLLPTDADDERLEPGWTGEDEPAPNSAVFDGEEELELSDPQVQPAPARARIGSVADELGMARPRVLSRLGLHLAADRWEKAHGSQTPMAQSAPASCTSCGFLIAIGGSLGQAFGVCGNEYGPADGQIVSLAYGCGGHSEAAVLPAPPVPAELILDETVVEPLQLHPDRTGGSVEPDAPAEELGHS, encoded by the coding sequence ATTCGAAGCCGTACCCCCGACCGGCTCTGTGCCGACGCTGTCGAACTCGCCAGGCAGGCAGCGGTCGAGGCGGTGGGTGCTGCCGCTGTCGGCAGCCACCTGGGCGCCCGGGCCGAGGGCGAGCGGGTCGTCACGCATACCTTCGAGTGCCTGGACGCCGCCTACCGCGGCTGGCACTGGGCCGTCACCGTGGCCCGCGCCCCGCGCGCCAAGCTGGTCACCCTGGACGAGGTCGTGCTGCTGCCCGGCGCCGACGCGGTGCTCGCGCCGCAGTGGGTGCCGTGGAGCGAGCGGCTGCGACCCGGCGACCTGGGCCCGGGCGACCTGCTGCCCACCGACGCGGACGACGAGCGGTTGGAGCCCGGCTGGACCGGCGAGGACGAGCCGGCGCCCAACTCGGCCGTCTTCGACGGCGAGGAGGAGCTGGAGCTGTCCGACCCGCAGGTGCAGCCGGCCCCGGCCCGCGCGCGGATCGGCTCGGTCGCGGACGAGCTCGGCATGGCCCGCCCCCGGGTGCTCTCCCGGCTCGGGCTGCACCTGGCCGCCGACCGCTGGGAGAAGGCGCACGGCTCGCAGACCCCGATGGCGCAGTCCGCCCCGGCCTCCTGCACCAGCTGCGGCTTCCTGATCGCGATCGGCGGCTCGCTGGGCCAGGCCTTCGGCGTCTGCGGCAACGAGTACGGGCCGGCCGACGGCCAGATCGTCTCGCTCGCCTACGGCTGCGGCGGCCACTCCGAGGCGGCCGTGCTGCCGGCGCCGCCGGTGCCGGCCGAGCTGATCCTGGACGAGACCGTGGTCGAGCCGCTCCAGCTGCACCCCGACCGCACCGGCGGCTCGGTGGAGCCCGACGCCCCGGCCGAGGAGCTCGGCCACTCCTGA
- a CDS encoding MFS transporter: MVHGTGRRIRKATSADGAGESGLAKLIELHALNSFGDMLITIALASTIFFSVPTSEARGRVALYLLVTMAPFALLAPVIGPLLDRLPHGRRAAMAMSMLARAVLAWTMAGSISDGNLALYPEALGCLVASKAYGVVRSVVVPRLKPARVTLVKANSRVTLAGLLATGLAAAVGGALHLAGPAWPLRGAFLVFVIGTLMAFHLPHQVDSAKGEQRAVLHAGPHLNPGEQPPESEPAPRVKASLRTVGPAVILGLRAVAALRGLSGFLTLFLAFLLRVDPVGGVSPTVGLGLLALAAGGGNALGSVFGSWLRSRGAEATITAMLMLATGAAVACALWYGLVTVLVVAAVAGIANSLAKLALDSLIQRDVPEAVRTSTFARSETLMQLSWVAGGALGILLPLDGELGLAIASVLLGVALVWTVLALVRLGVRGGAPHPRVA; the protein is encoded by the coding sequence GTGGTGCACGGCACCGGGCGCCGGATCCGCAAGGCCACCTCGGCCGACGGGGCCGGCGAGTCGGGCCTGGCCAAACTGATCGAGCTGCACGCGCTGAACTCCTTCGGCGACATGCTGATCACCATCGCGCTCGCCTCCACCATCTTCTTCTCGGTGCCCACCAGCGAGGCCCGCGGTCGGGTGGCGCTCTACCTGCTGGTCACCATGGCCCCGTTCGCGCTGCTCGCCCCGGTGATCGGCCCGCTGCTCGACCGGCTGCCGCACGGCCGCCGGGCGGCGATGGCGATGTCGATGCTGGCGCGCGCGGTGCTCGCCTGGACGATGGCCGGCTCGATCAGCGACGGCAACCTCGCGCTCTACCCGGAGGCGCTGGGCTGCCTGGTCGCCTCCAAGGCCTACGGCGTGGTGCGCAGCGTGGTGGTGCCCCGGCTCAAGCCCGCCCGGGTGACCCTGGTGAAGGCCAACTCGCGGGTGACACTGGCCGGGCTGCTGGCCACCGGCCTGGCCGCCGCGGTGGGCGGGGCGCTGCACCTGGCCGGCCCGGCCTGGCCGCTGCGCGGCGCCTTCCTGGTCTTCGTGATCGGCACCTTGATGGCCTTTCACCTGCCGCACCAGGTCGACTCCGCGAAGGGCGAGCAGCGCGCGGTGCTGCACGCCGGCCCGCACCTGAACCCGGGCGAGCAGCCGCCGGAGTCCGAGCCGGCCCCCCGGGTCAAGGCGAGCCTGCGCACCGTGGGTCCGGCGGTGATCCTGGGCCTGCGCGCGGTGGCCGCGCTGCGCGGGCTGAGCGGCTTCCTCACCCTGTTCCTGGCCTTCCTGCTGCGGGTCGACCCGGTCGGCGGCGTGTCGCCCACCGTGGGCCTGGGCCTGCTCGCCCTGGCGGCCGGCGGCGGCAACGCGCTGGGCTCGGTCTTCGGCTCCTGGCTGCGCAGCCGGGGCGCCGAGGCCACCATCACCGCGATGCTGATGCTGGCCACCGGCGCCGCGGTCGCGTGCGCGCTCTGGTACGGGCTGGTCACCGTGCTGGTGGTGGCCGCCGTCGCCGGGATCGCGAACTCGCTGGCCAAGCTCGCGCTGGACTCGCTGATCCAGCGCGATGTCCCCGAGGCGGTGCGCACCTCGACCTTCGCCCGTTCGGAGACGCTGATGCAGCTCTCCTGGGTGGCCGGCGGCGCGCTGGGCATCCTGCTGCCGCTCGACGGCGAGCTGGGCCTGGCCATCGCGTCGGTGCTGCTCGGCGTGGCGCTGGTCTGGACGGTGCTGGCGCTGGTCCGGCTGGGGGTTCGCGGCGGCGCACCGCACCCCCGCGTCGCGTGA